Sequence from the Meleagris gallopavo isolate NT-WF06-2002-E0010 breed Aviagen turkey brand Nicholas breeding stock chromosome Z, Turkey_5.1, whole genome shotgun sequence genome:
TCCTCAAAGCTCGGAAGTTAAGAGAAATGCTTaaagaagagctgaagaaagaaCGGATGGTAGGCTTCTACCTTGAGCAGTGCTGATTTCTGCAGGGCAGGGAAAGATGTTATCTACCCAACATTATCATTGCTTCTTTGCAGTAGTGTTTCCTGACGAATAATCATATTGCTAATACTTCATGATATGTCAATAGCCCTGTGGGGATTTAATTTATAAGCAGTAGCAATGCTGTGTTCCCTCCTTATATAGATTTCATGAGAAATTAGGTATCTTTACTTTTCATTAGACTTAACCTTTTTAAACGTGAGACCATGCTACTATATCATAGCTATAGCACTAGCGTGGCAATTTTCATGGCTGAAAATACAGTGGTGAAGTATGCTGTAAAAAAGCTTGGGATTTCTTGTATCTCTTAGACCTTTACTGACTGAGTTATGTGACTTAGCTCTGCCAAGTGTTGAATATCTCTGAGAGGGTAAATCTCTTAGGGGATATGTGGTCTTTTTGATAAATACACACTTTATGATAAACTTACCAGTtcagtgtaaaaacaaaacaaaaaagtaaccTCCAAATTCCAccaacaaaagaagaaatttcacTTAACTACAGTACGTAATAAGCAAATAATactatttatgaaataaaaagtacttCCTGGTTTGAAAATTTAAagattggttttttttttttttgcttttatacaGAAACAATTGAAACACAGGCCTCCAATAATTGAAGGATGTTCTCCACCAGATCGCACTAAAATGACCATGAGAGACTTGATATACTATCTACCAGAAAACAATCCCATGAAGTAAGtgtggcttttttccttttccttggataaatgattctttttctatttctgccaATTTAATGATTGTGAGGAGAATTCTCAAATCTGGAGTGTTAGCACAGATGCAGTATTATTATAATGGTAACAAAAGCTTCTAAACTCTTTCATGTCTACTGAGTCTCTGTGTAGACGTGAAAAGGAAACTTAGCATACGTGTTGAATtgtaaaaagtaaaatcttTCCCCACAGCCAAATCCTCTCTGTAGAGGTACAGAGTAATAGTAAGTGGGTCTTTGCTACGTAGTCTCTGTTAAATTTATTACTAGAGGTAATGAATCACTGCAAAATCTAGTGGACTCTGGGAATGAGCATTTCTCTTCCTAGGTTGAGGAAGTGCAGAATACCTGCAAGACCTTGAAGGTGTCTCCATCCTATCTGAATATGTgtggctgctgctcttccttAAGAACAGTCGCCATAAGTACAGCTATCTGAGTCCTGTTATTCCTTCCTCTCTAGGTTCATAAGCACATTTGTGTTCACGAATCCTGAGAATTCAGTACAGCTTCAGAGCCTCCTGTCATGCATGTGCACCTCTTATTCCTTGGCCTGTTCAGCTGGGTGTTTGCTGTAGAACAGATTAATGCACTCGCATACTGATTTACAAATATTCCTGCAACAACAGAGCTGTTGAATTTGAGCTCGCAGACTGCCTGATGTCCGTGCCTGGATGGTTCGTGGAACTCTACCAAGCTACTTGTACATACAGGCCTACGCATGCAGAGTTAAATGTTTTGCTCATGAAGAAGCAAAATAGCTTCTGACAGGTTCTTGGTGATACCAGGCAAAGTATTCACAGGCAAGCCAATAATCATATACGGAAAGAAGAGTGGAACTCACCCAGCTGGTGAAGAGGCTCTCTGTTATACAGCACTGTTTCCCAGGAAGCTGTCCAGGTCCAAGGGGTGCCCTCCCTTCTGTAGCTGGTGCCTATAAGAGCCCAAGAGGGCTCCACCCTAGGTCAACCTCTTCTACTCACATGGGGAACCTTTGCAAACTTTTGCAAAATTTTTGCTGTAAACTTGCTGTGCTCTCTAGGCGAGCTACAGCCCttctccaggtgctcaatcaccagttcAAGCTTTGAACCTAACAGTTTCCCTACAGCTGAATAAGCCACAACCTAGTCTCTGTGATTGCTGACAGGCAGGTCTCCATACATCTTGCCTCTCTAGCTGTTTGAACTAAGACCTGTACTGCCTCCATTAACTGGTATGCAAACCTCTCTTATCTGCTAACCTGTCTGGTTTCTGGTAATTAAGCCTGCTGGTGCAGTGAAAGGTAGACTCTTCTGTGGTTGCTGAATCTTAGATCTCGTGGCAGAGAGATCGTATAGAGCAACCTTCCTGCCATAGGAAGGGACGTATTCCATTAGATAAGATTGCTCTAAGCCTCATCCAGCCTAGCCActccttttttagtttaaaatcattcctgCTTGTTCCTGtcactatctacccttgtaaatgtgcgttttgtttttttctcctcctgaatGTTGCCAAGGCTAAAAAATCTCAACTCTCTGACATAcagaatcaaactctgtaacccaAGTAAGATAACAAAGCAGGTACGGTTTATTAGTTCTTGCTGCACAGACACCAAGTGCAAGGGGGATGGATCTGCCTAACTTGCACACTGTCGGGAAAAATCGTGCTACAGATATTGgccaaactaatacataataGTTTTCCTGGAATTCGGATCCATGTTCATTACAGCCCGAGAGTTCATCAGCATGCAGTCTCTCACCTCTTAGCGTGTGCATAGTGggtcgtgggatgaagatttgtcctcttcctcacaaaggcttctgacctttctcactgtaaacttctgacctttGGGGGGGCCTCCCCCCAGACTGATTTCTTCTTGCCCTGgggacatctaatcacctcctTGCCAAATGTTCTGGGGCTGTTCTCAGACCTTATCGGCATGGCCTTCATCCCTCACTGtcccagacccagtgtctgccatcccttattttctaaccAGCTTTGTTGTTAGAAAATTGTTAAGTATAGAAATGTAAGGTTGGTTCaaatagaagggagaagagTGACAATCACACATttaacaataacaaataaataaatataacataAAACATAGTACTATTGCAACCAAAATACAAAAGGTAACAGCACACAACATCAACTTGCCAGACACACCCTGTGTACAAcgaaataaagaaaattagtaaCCAACTCATCTTTTCCTTATGAGTTTAACTTTTGACGGTACACTTTCCTTGATAGACCAAGTAGTTCCTCAGCATCTTGGAATAACTTCCTGTAACAATACTTTAGTTACCCCACATGCCTTAGTTCTACAAGGGAATGCCTCTGGGCACTGTAAAAAGGTATCAGTTAGTACCAACATACAGTGACACCCCCCTTTTCTTAGGAGTTTGAGAACTCAATTTGTCATTGTTACTCTCCCTTCTAAATCATTAGTCAGATTGCTATCTTCTCAAGAATAATTTACAGGTTCTGACTCAGGTTCAGAGATTTTAAGTTTACCATCTGGAATTAAAGCCTTCTTCAACTACCTGTCCTGCTACCTGACCCATCATCTTATTTCCAGTTTCCTGTACAGTGCTACCTTTCTGATGTCCTTTACGACGTATAATAGCCACActctttggtagatttacatcGTGCTGTTCTCCTTGTGTGTGCAGTCCTTGCTCTTTTCAGATGGTGCTGTGAGTGTGTAGCATCCCAAATACACAATTAGCATCTGCCCAAATAATTAAGGCTGTTGTccaggcagttatttcagccttctgAGGGAAAGTCCCCTCAGGTAAGGTTGTGCCTTGATTACcttgtcagcagcagctgctgcataTCTTGCCTTACAGTTTCGTTGTCTCACAAAACTGTTACCATTGGTAAACCAGGTGCCTTCTGCGTCTTCTGAGGGTTTGTCTTTCAGATCCGACCAGTTGGAATATGCAGTTTCAGTTTCAAAGCAGTCATAAAATACTGGCTCTCCAGGAGTTCCGCTAAGGAAAGATGCTGTGCTGACAATATTAGttacaattatttctacatCATCCTGTTCTACCAGGATGGCCTGGGATTTCAGGAACCTTTGGGGTGAGAGCCAGTGCCCCCCTTTTGCCTCCAGTACAGAAGACACTGTATGTGTTACTAAAACTGTTATTCTTTGGCCTCGCATAACTTTACTGGCTTCTCAAATATTGAGTACTGGTGCAGCCACCGCCCTCAAGCACCCCGGCCATCCCTTACTCACTTCATCAAGCTGTTTGGAGAAGTGTGCCACTGCCCTTTGATAGGGTCCAAGGTTCTGGGCAAGGACTCCCAGGGCcattccttgttttttctttttatgcgCGCTGGTAGCCCCAAAGCAGAGCCTTCATGAGTTCTTGTTTCAGCTGAGGGAATGCCCTCCTTGCCTCCCCCTTTCATATAATATTTTGGCTTTACCTGCAGTCCGTAGCTGTGTATCCATCCTGTCATCCCTGGGAACGTACAGAGTTCCTTGGCAGTTCGTGGCTCAGGGGTTTGGCAGATGGCTTCTTTCCTGACAGTCCTTAAGGTTCCAAGTCCAGCTGTATTCTCAAATCCCAAATACGTCACTTGCTCCTGAgttatttgtgctttctgttgagaaacttgataaTCATTTAAACCAAGAAATTTAGCAAACTCACAGTCCGTTGCACACAGTCCTCTTTTGTTTCCGTGACATCCACGTACTGCAGGAACGTAAGTTCCACCTTACTTGGAGGAACCCAAGTCTCAGGTTCACAGGTTGACCAGTTCTCGAAAATCATTGAGCtgttctcacaaccctgggtaacactgttCAGATTAACTGAGTCTTTTCTCCCCATACTGGGATTTTCTtattcaaaggcaaataacCTCAGGCTTCCTTCGGCCAAACCAGGCAGAAAAGGcatccttcaaatccagaaGGTAAACTCAACCTACTCATTCCTTAACTTGGTTAATAAAGTGTATGGATTTGCCACCACTGGGTGTATGCGTTCAACTATTCTATTACTTGCCCTCAAATCTTGTACCAAAGTATAGCACTtgctttccaatttttttttccgttGGCAGGTTTGGAATATTGTATTGGGATTCATATTCAATTAGTAATCCAAAGTCCAAAAattatctattatttcttttatccatCTACAGTCACATATCGTCAAAGGgcactgctttattttaactGGGCTAATCTTGCTTTTAACTTAACTTCTATTTAGGactgcatttttggctctgctAGGTATCCCTGGTATCCACACTCCTAAGTGTATCTTATTCAagatttctgtaacttctgGGGCTACAGTCTTGTTTTTgccagtttgtgttaaagccagactCAGTCAGTTAATATTGTTTGGTCCTTAGCtccagttttatttaatttcttgccAGAGTAACCTGGCGTGTACAAGAATTCATGTATTCCTATTCTCAGCCTATATTTAATTCCCAAAAGTAAGATACCAAAAAGGAAGCCTTTTATTGGGCATTAGCTCCTACTACTGTTACAAAAATCATCTATGGGTGGTAAGAGGTAGCCATATCCACCAAAAGATAAACGTCTTTATCCTGCTCTCCTAGCTGCAATTTAACCAGTGGATCTGCTAAGGTAAACTTCCCTGGTTCCCAtccttcagctttgcaaccagAGATGATTCCCTCTTTCTCTACGGTTTGCACACTGTTTTCGTTCCAGTGGGACGGAGTCCTCCCTGGACTCTTCCAGCCCCCCTCTTCCCCACCTCTCTCTGAGTGGATCTCTGGGTcctgtggccctcctctagtGCCACAACAGTAGCAGCTGCTATTATTCACAGTTTCCTTACTATCTCTGTTTCTCAatcagattttttgtttttgttttttccttcttttttttttctttccttcatatCACTCACCTCTCTTTGGTCCTGACATCCCTGTCACACCCTCCTCAtttttgccttcctcagcctgtgtccTTCACgaacttttcactttccaaactCTCATCATTACATAAACTACCAACATCGTATTTCAGTTttacctcctcctctccagaggCTTCCAGTGCTGATACTAggatttagaatcatagaatcacaaggttggaaatgatctataagatcatctagtccaatcgtcttctcactaccactgctaccacaagctactaaaccaaAAAAacttgcagctcctcatccagatgcctcttgaacacttccagggacgaTGACTCCATGACCTCCCTGAGCAGCNNNNNNNNNNNNNNNNNNNNNNNNNNNNNNNNNNNNNNNNNNNNNNNNNNNNNNNNNNNNNNNNNNNNNNNNNNNNNNNNNNNNNNNNNNNNNNNNNNNNTCAGATATTGGCTTGATGATTTTCTAACCAGAGTTTCATACATCTTTTTTGCAGCCCTTTATCAATTCCATTTCAATAAAGGGcatatattataaaataatcaGTTAACCGCTATCACATCTTTATCCTGATCATTTCAGCAAGGTATCCCATGATGTAGAAATGCCACTAGATTAAGAGAATTATGTGAAGTATAAtgtaattttagaaataaagagCACAATGGATCAAACATCTTCAAGATagtattacaaaatatttcccTGTTAACACCAGACAAAAAAGCTGCTCAAAAGTACTAAGCCTTTCGAGGTCTTGCCAAAAATAAACATGTATAACAGCAGATATAGTAAAACCTACATCCAGGTTTTGTATTCTGATAAATGAGTGGACCAtgaaccaaagaaaaatatttaaacccTGTTTCAGCTAAGACACTGGATGTTCTGTGTCTCATCTTTCCTCCTATTTTGCACAATCACTCCAATCAATGGTGCTGGGTATCTTACCTCTGCTTTCTCTGAGATGCAGACAAGCTATCctctttccttttgcctttaAGAGTTTCCTGAGTCTTCTTCAGGTTCTTTTGCCGAGCAAGTTCACGCTGATTTCCACCTACAAGATACCGTATAGTTTGTACAGGCAGTACCACTTTCTAAATGCAGTTAGCATGtctattacaaaaatatttatttggctCATTTTGCAATTAGCAATGACATTATCTTTTGTCGTGGTCTCTCTCTCCTGCACAGTGAATCAAGAAAGCCTtattgagtgcaccctcagcaagtttgcagatgacaccaagctgagtggtgcagctgacatgcTGGAGTGCCCTTTGGGATGCtatccagaaggacctggaaAGGCgtgagaggtgggcccatgccaacctcacaaagttcaacaaggccaagtgcaaggtcctgcacctggtaagggcaatcccaagcacaaatacaggctgTGTTGAGAATGGCTTtagagcagctctgaggagaaaGATTTGGGGGTGTTGGCTGATGAAAGACTTAgcacgagccagcagtgtgcacttgcagcccagaaggccaactgtaccttgggctgcatcaagagaagtgtgaccaacaggtcaagggaggtgattgtgcccttctgctctgctcttgtgagaccctaCCTGGAGTACTGCTTCCAGTTCTGGGGCCTCAACATAAGAGCATCAAGCTGTTggttcagaggagggccgcAAAGATGAGCTGGAGCACCCCGCtacagggacaggctgagagagctgaggctcttcagcctggagaaggcatTGAGAGGACCTTATA
This genomic interval carries:
- the LOC104915343 gene encoding small EDRK-rich factor 1-like — translated: MTRGNQRELARQKNLKKTQETLKGKRKEDSLSASQRKQR